Proteins encoded in a region of the Cytobacillus pseudoceanisediminis genome:
- the gltX gene encoding glutamate--tRNA ligase has protein sequence MSNEIRVRYAPSPTGHLHIGNARTALFNYLFARSKGGKFIIRIEDTDKKRNIEGGEESQLHYLKWLGMDWDESIDQEGEFGPYRQSERNHIYETYYMELLDKGHAYKCYCTEEELEAEREAQSAKGDTPAYSGKCRHLTEDERAALEAEGRKPSIRFLVPKGRELTFNDMVKGEVSFESEGFGDFVIVKKDGTPTYNFAVAVDDHLMKISHVLRGDDHISNTPKQQMIYEALGWDIPTFGHMTLIVNESRKKLSKRDETIIQFIEQYEELGYLPEALFNFIALLGWSPAGEEEIFSKEEFIDIFDESRLSKSPALFDKQKLEWMNNQYMKKLDQDRLVAISAPHLVKAGKISENWKQENEDWVRSLITLYQEKMSYGAQIAELSELFFTEEMTVDEEAKEVLAEEQVPEVLSAFLQEIDNMSEFKADEIKAAMKAVQKSTGHKGKKLFMPIRSATTGQTHGPDLPQAIELLGKEKVKTRLMSIIG, from the coding sequence ATGTCAAATGAAATCCGCGTCCGCTATGCTCCGAGTCCGACTGGACATTTGCATATCGGAAATGCAAGAACGGCGCTTTTCAACTATTTGTTTGCAAGAAGCAAAGGCGGGAAATTCATCATCCGCATTGAGGATACAGATAAGAAAAGGAATATTGAAGGCGGCGAAGAAAGCCAGCTTCACTATTTAAAATGGCTTGGCATGGATTGGGACGAGAGCATCGACCAGGAAGGCGAATTTGGCCCATACCGCCAATCTGAAAGAAATCATATCTATGAAACATACTACATGGAATTGCTCGACAAAGGGCATGCCTATAAATGCTATTGTACGGAAGAGGAACTGGAAGCAGAGCGAGAAGCTCAATCTGCAAAAGGCGATACTCCTGCTTACTCAGGAAAATGCCGTCATCTGACAGAGGATGAAAGAGCTGCACTGGAAGCAGAAGGCAGAAAGCCAAGCATCCGCTTCTTAGTGCCAAAAGGCAGGGAATTGACATTCAATGACATGGTAAAAGGCGAAGTGTCATTCGAATCTGAAGGCTTTGGCGATTTTGTCATTGTCAAAAAGGATGGCACTCCTACTTATAACTTTGCCGTAGCAGTGGATGACCACCTTATGAAAATTTCTCATGTCCTGCGCGGAGATGACCATATCTCCAATACGCCTAAGCAGCAGATGATATACGAAGCATTAGGCTGGGACATTCCGACGTTTGGCCATATGACGCTGATTGTCAATGAAAGCCGCAAAAAACTGAGCAAGCGGGACGAGACAATTATCCAGTTCATTGAGCAGTATGAAGAGCTCGGCTATCTGCCGGAAGCGCTCTTTAACTTTATTGCTCTGCTTGGCTGGTCTCCTGCAGGCGAGGAAGAAATCTTCTCCAAAGAAGAATTCATTGATATTTTTGATGAAAGCAGATTATCAAAATCTCCTGCCCTTTTCGATAAGCAGAAGCTTGAGTGGATGAATAACCAGTACATGAAGAAGCTTGATCAAGACCGTCTGGTGGCCATTTCAGCCCCTCACCTGGTAAAGGCAGGTAAGATCAGTGAAAACTGGAAGCAGGAAAATGAAGATTGGGTTAGAAGCCTGATCACTCTTTATCAGGAAAAAATGAGCTATGGCGCTCAAATTGCTGAGCTTTCAGAACTGTTCTTTACAGAAGAAATGACAGTTGATGAAGAAGCGAAGGAAGTTCTGGCTGAAGAGCAGGTTCCTGAAGTGCTGTCTGCTTTCCTGCAGGAAATTGATAATATGTCAGAGTTCAAAGCGGATGAAATTAAAGCGGCCATGAAGGCTGTGCAAAAATCAACAGGCCACAAGGGCAAGAAACTGTTCATGCCAATCCGTTCAGCTACTACTGGCCAAACCCATGGGCCTGATCTGCCGCAGGCCATCGAGCTTTTAGGAAAAGAAAAAGTAAAAACTCGATTAATGAGCATTATTGGTTAA